A genomic stretch from Mesoplodon densirostris isolate mMesDen1 chromosome 3, mMesDen1 primary haplotype, whole genome shotgun sequence includes:
- the GAPT gene encoding protein GAPT, which translates to MLKSWGNTSVAISIGISLLLLLVICGIGCVRHWKQHNTVHFTLPKFLQRRKDYTKRVSLSSQVIGPGHKISVQTEDHSSPGKDTNIYDNYENVEACPPQAKEETDEGIYENTCQTNFKEHIYGNETSCDYYDFQKPTTSEEPQDENIYILPDSY; encoded by the coding sequence ATGCTGAAAAGCTGGGGAAATACTTCAGTGGCCATTTCCATAGGAATTTCCCTTCTTTTACTGTTGGTGATCTGTGGAATTGGGTGTGTTAGGCACTGGAAACAACATAATACAGTGCACTTTACCTTACCAAAGTTtttgcaaaggagaaaagactaTACTAAAAGAGTCTCCTTGAGCTCCCAGGTTATCGGCCCAGGGCATAAAATCTCAGTTCAAACTGAAGACCACAGCTCTCCTGGGAAGGACACTAACATATATGACAACTATGAAAATGTGGAAGCGTGTCCTCCCCAAGctaaagaagaaacagatgaGGGAATATATGAGAACACTTGCCAGACCAATTTCAAGGAACATATCTATGGAAATGAGACATCATGTGACTATTATGACTTCCAGAAGCCTACTACTTCTGAAGAACCTCAAGATGAAAACATATACATTCTTCCGGATTCATATTAA